The nucleotide window TGGCCCCCGCCACGGCTGCCAGCGCCGCATCGCCGGCCTGATGGCCGTGCGTATCGTTGTAACGCTTGAACCAGTCGATATCGACAAACGCCACGGACATCGGCCGCCCGATGCGCCGCATGCGTCGCCACTCGCTGGCGAGTGTCTTGTCGAGAGACCGCCGGTTCGATAGCCCTGTCAACCCATCGGTACGCGCCAACAACCGCAGCTCGCGCTCGGCCCGCAGGCGACGCCGTAACTGGGCCGCCAGCAGAAACGACGTGCCGACAAACCCCGTAATCAGCACACCGAACAGGCCGCCGAACGCATAGACACGCTTGCGCCACGGGGCCAGCGCATCGTCGCTCGACGTCACGACAATCAAGGTGATCGGGGCATTGTCCAGAAACTGCTGCGTCATCAGACTCGGCCGCCCTTCGAAGCGGATCGAATAGATCTTTCGCTCGTCATGCTCCGGCGGCGGCATCGCTTCATAGCGCCCGGTCTGTGCCATGGTCTTGCCGATGACCGACGCGTCGTAAGGCTTGCGCATCAGGATGGCGCCGTCCTTGCCCAGCAACAGAATCACGCCCTGCCGCCCCACTTCGATGTGTTCGAACAACTGGCGGAAGTATTCGGTGTCGACCGCGAGCGACACAATGCCGCCAAACGAACCATCCGGCAGGGAGATGCGGCGGCTCAGCACCATCGTCGGTACGTTGTTGCGCAAGCGCGAGTGCATGAAGCCGCTCACATAAAGCCCGGCATCGGGATGATCGCGATGCACGGTGAAGTAGTCCCGGTCGCCGAGATTCGTCGCACGCGGGATTTCACTGGCGGCATCGATCACCACGTCCCCATGCGTATCGAGCACCACCAGCGAACCGATATGCCGAGACGCCCCCGCCCGCTCGAAAATCAGTTCCCGGCGTAGCGCAGGCGACAACGCGTCAATATCGGGGCGTGCCAACACCTGCACGACGGCGTCGAGCGAGGCTTCATAAAGCTGGAAGTTGAGCTCAAGATCACGCTCGAGCACCAGCGCGATGTTGCGCTGGTTGTCGGCCGCACGGGCGAGCACCAGCAGGCGCCCCTCGTAAAGCAAGGCCGCCGCCACCGCAGTCAGCAGCACGGAGATGGCGACCCCGCTCCAGACAATCAACGTCGGTGTGCGCGACACCCATCGCGCCAACTTGCGAACCGCGAGCACGGTGCGTGCCCATAAACGTTGCATCGGCATGCTCAAACAGCGTCCTCAAGCGGCAAAATCGGCAGCCATATCGGCGTCGGTTCGTGCTTCGAGCCGCCCGTCGCGGCAAGCCTTACGGAACACCTCGTAATCGCGCTCGACCTGATCGGCGTAGTCGGTGGCGTAATGGATCAACGCTTCGCCCAAGCGAATCCCCTTGCCCACGTAACCCAGTTGCTCTGCCGCACAGCCCCCGGCCTTCGCATGCGCACGGGCGAGCACCCAGCCGCACAGGCCCGCGTATTCACGGAAGCCTTCGGCGCGGAACAATTCGAACTGCGCGGAAATCTTCATATCCCGCAACTGCCGGCCGTAGATACACCGCCCGAACGGCCCGCTGCCCCAGCCGAGAAAGGCGTCCGAGGCCGCCTGCATCAGGCGCTGGCCCTCGACCACACGGCGGCCGTCGTGCTTGGGTGTCACGTTCTTGAAGAACCGTGACACCACCGACTTCGAGGCTTCCTTGAACTGGAGGAATAGCGGCTGCTCGTGCGCGTCCATCATCAGCAGCACCAGACAGCGCGTGCCGACACTGCCCACGCCCACCACCTTGAACGCCAGATCCTGCTGCGTGTAGTTGGCGAGCATGCGCGCGCGGTCGGGCGGAAGCGAACTCACGTAACTCTTATAGACGGGGTCGAACAGCGTGCGCCAGTCGCCCGTGCCGAGCCAGTCGTCTTCTGGGCCGAACAACGTGGTCGCGCCGTGCACGTGGAAGACCGTCGGCGGCGTGTCGCGAATCTGCCAGTGGTCGCCGACCTGCTGGGCAAACTTGGGCAGCACGTTCTCGTGGGTGCGTCCGGTCGCACGGGCAATGCCCCGTTTGACGCCTTCGCGCACCCGGTCGGTCTCGGCCAGACTCAACATGCGCTCGAACGTGATCTGTTCGTGCCAGAGCGCGATGGTCGACATCCGCGCGTATTCGTCCAGACGACGGGCATAGCTATCGACGGCGGTACGCACCATCTCGACGCCCAGCGTGTCCCCAAACCCGAATTGCCGTGCGGCCAGCACCAGACTGACCACGAGTCGCTTGAGATCCCACTCCCACGGGCCCGGTGCCGTTTCGTCAAAATCGTTCAGGTCGAAGATCAACGCGCGCTCCGGCGTGGCAAACCCACCGAAGTTGGCCAGATGGCAGTCGCCGCAGATCTGCATCGTGAGCCCCGAGTTCGGGGTACCGGCGAGATCGTGCGCCTGCACGATGGCGCTGCCACGGTAGAACGCGAATGGCGACGCAAGCATGCGGCCATAGCGCAACGGCACCAGCGAGGCCACGCGCCCTTCACTGCTGATGCGCAGCAACTCGACGACATCGCGGTCGGTATTGCCGAGATGCGACTGGCTGCTGCGCGGCGTCTTTTCGCGCAGCTTGCGACCGGCGGCAACACGCGTCTCGAACGGAATCACCGGCGTCACGGGTGTCACGGGCGCGGTCGAGGCCGTCTCGGACGCCGCGGCCGCAGGGGCATTAGCGCTGACAGACGCTGCCGGGCGGGCTGCCGACGAAGTTGAGGAAGACGAGGGGCTGGATTTAGCGGCCATGAGCTTCTCCTTGTTCTTGTGGTGCGGGCGGTGCCGCGCGCGCTGGTGCGGCGCTCGGGGCCGGCGCCGGCGCGGGGTGCCAATGTTCCGGGCGAATGACGAGCGGCG belongs to Pandoraea norimbergensis and includes:
- a CDS encoding GGDEF domain-containing protein, with translation MQRLWARTVLAVRKLARWVSRTPTLIVWSGVAISVLLTAVAAALLYEGRLLVLARAADNQRNIALVLERDLELNFQLYEASLDAVVQVLARPDIDALSPALRRELIFERAGASRHIGSLVVLDTHGDVVIDAASEIPRATNLGDRDYFTVHRDHPDAGLYVSGFMHSRLRNNVPTMVLSRRISLPDGSFGGIVSLAVDTEYFRQLFEHIEVGRQGVILLLGKDGAILMRKPYDASVIGKTMAQTGRYEAMPPPEHDERKIYSIRFEGRPSLMTQQFLDNAPITLIVVTSSDDALAPWRKRVYAFGGLFGVLITGFVGTSFLLAAQLRRRLRAERELRLLARTDGLTGLSNRRSLDKTLASEWRRMRRIGRPMSVAFVDIDWFKRYNDTHGHQAGDAALAAVAGAIGAALQRPSDSAGRYGGEEFIAVMPDTDEAGAQRVAESIRLRVEQLNLEHAASDLGRVSVSVGVASRRPRGREMVDALVKAADDALYQAKSSGRNRVTLAPTDE
- a CDS encoding DUF2252 domain-containing protein, with translation MAAKSSPSSSSTSSAARPAASVSANAPAAAASETASTAPVTPVTPVIPFETRVAAGRKLREKTPRSSQSHLGNTDRDVVELLRISSEGRVASLVPLRYGRMLASPFAFYRGSAIVQAHDLAGTPNSGLTMQICGDCHLANFGGFATPERALIFDLNDFDETAPGPWEWDLKRLVVSLVLAARQFGFGDTLGVEMVRTAVDSYARRLDEYARMSTIALWHEQITFERMLSLAETDRVREGVKRGIARATGRTHENVLPKFAQQVGDHWQIRDTPPTVFHVHGATTLFGPEDDWLGTGDWRTLFDPVYKSYVSSLPPDRARMLANYTQQDLAFKVVGVGSVGTRCLVLLMMDAHEQPLFLQFKEASKSVVSRFFKNVTPKHDGRRVVEGQRLMQAASDAFLGWGSGPFGRCIYGRQLRDMKISAQFELFRAEGFREYAGLCGWVLARAHAKAGGCAAEQLGYVGKGIRLGEALIHYATDYADQVERDYEVFRKACRDGRLEARTDADMAADFAA